The proteins below come from a single Microbulbifer sp. Q7 genomic window:
- a CDS encoding OsmC domain/YcaO domain-containing protein gives MEINVNFLENLRLEAKFDDFTVITDQPIRYKGDGSAPSPFDYFLASSALCAAYFVRVYCLARDIPTHNIRLSQNNIVDPENRYNQIFKIQVELPEDISEKDRQGILRSIDRCTVKKVIQTEPDFQIETVENLAEDAQALLMATPEAGQQTFIEGKDLPLEQTIANMTRILADLGMKIEIASWRNIVPHVWSLHIRDAASPMCFTNGKGATKESALCSALGEFIERLNCNFFYNDQFFGEEIANAAFVHYPNEQWFAVPEDDALPEGILDDYTRAIYNPEGELAGSNLIDTNSGRGDRGICSLPFVRKSDGEVVYFPSNLIENLFLSNGMSAGNTLPEAEVQCLSEIFERAVKKQILEQELALPDVPAEVLAKYPDIVEGIDELEKQGFPILVKDASLGGQFPVMCVTLMNPRTGGVFASFGAHPSLHVALERSLTELMQGRSFEGLNDVPPPTFNSLEVTEPQNFVEHFIDSTGVVSWRFFSASADFEFVEWDFTPETTSGNHANTDTNVDTHTNTHINKSEADRLFRILEEMGKEVYIATYDELGAPACRILVPGYSEVYPVEDLIWDNTNKALDYREDILNLHRLDDAQLEDLVERLEESQIDNYETIITLIGVEFDENTVWGQLTVLELKILVYLALQRHEEALELVEAFLQYNDNTVERGLFYRAVQAVLEITLDDELELEDFTFNLGRMYGEDVLQAVIGSVDGTVRFHGLTPTNMQLEGLDKHLRLIDSYKKLHAARAARAHAV, from the coding sequence ATGGAAATCAACGTCAACTTCCTTGAAAACCTGCGTCTTGAAGCCAAGTTTGACGACTTCACGGTCATTACTGACCAGCCGATCCGCTACAAGGGCGACGGTTCGGCGCCGAGCCCGTTTGACTACTTCCTGGCGTCGTCCGCCCTGTGCGCGGCCTATTTTGTGCGGGTGTACTGTCTGGCGAGGGATATCCCTACCCATAATATCCGCCTGTCGCAGAACAACATTGTCGATCCGGAAAACCGTTACAACCAGATCTTCAAGATTCAGGTGGAGCTGCCGGAGGATATTTCGGAAAAAGATCGCCAGGGGATTCTGCGCTCTATCGATCGCTGTACCGTAAAAAAAGTGATCCAGACTGAGCCGGATTTCCAGATCGAGACGGTGGAAAACCTGGCGGAGGATGCTCAGGCACTGCTGATGGCGACGCCGGAAGCCGGGCAGCAGACGTTTATTGAGGGCAAGGACCTGCCGCTCGAACAGACCATTGCCAACATGACCAGGATCCTTGCGGATCTGGGGATGAAGATCGAGATTGCCTCCTGGCGCAATATCGTGCCGCATGTGTGGTCGCTGCATATTCGGGATGCGGCTTCACCCATGTGCTTTACCAACGGCAAGGGCGCCACCAAGGAAAGTGCGCTGTGCTCGGCACTGGGGGAGTTTATCGAGCGCCTGAACTGCAACTTCTTCTACAACGATCAGTTTTTTGGTGAAGAAATCGCGAACGCGGCATTCGTGCATTACCCGAACGAGCAATGGTTTGCGGTGCCGGAGGACGATGCGCTGCCAGAGGGCATTCTCGATGACTACACGCGGGCGATTTACAATCCCGAAGGAGAGTTGGCCGGTTCCAACCTGATTGACACCAACTCCGGCCGCGGGGACCGCGGTATCTGCTCTTTGCCATTCGTGCGCAAATCCGACGGCGAGGTGGTGTATTTCCCCTCCAACCTGATTGAAAACCTGTTTCTGAGTAATGGCATGAGCGCGGGCAATACCTTGCCGGAAGCGGAGGTACAGTGTCTATCAGAAATCTTCGAACGGGCGGTCAAAAAGCAGATTCTGGAGCAGGAGCTGGCGCTGCCCGACGTGCCGGCCGAGGTGCTCGCAAAGTACCCGGATATTGTCGAGGGCATCGACGAACTGGAAAAACAGGGCTTTCCGATTCTGGTGAAGGATGCTTCGCTCGGTGGCCAGTTCCCGGTGATGTGTGTGACCCTGATGAACCCGCGCACCGGCGGTGTGTTTGCCTCTTTTGGTGCACACCCGAGCCTGCACGTGGCGCTGGAACGCAGCCTGACCGAACTGATGCAGGGGCGCAGTTTTGAAGGCCTGAACGATGTGCCGCCGCCCACGTTTAACAGTCTTGAAGTCACAGAGCCGCAGAATTTTGTCGAGCACTTTATCGACTCCACCGGTGTGGTTTCCTGGCGTTTCTTCAGTGCCAGCGCGGATTTCGAATTCGTCGAATGGGACTTTACCCCGGAAACGACGTCAGGCAACCATGCCAATACCGATACCAATGTCGATACCCATACCAATACTCATATCAATAAGAGCGAGGCCGACCGCCTATTCCGGATTCTCGAGGAGATGGGTAAAGAGGTTTACATAGCAACTTACGACGAACTGGGTGCACCGGCCTGCCGGATCCTGGTGCCGGGTTATTCCGAGGTGTACCCGGTAGAAGACCTGATCTGGGACAACACCAACAAGGCGCTGGATTACCGCGAGGATATCCTGAACCTGCACCGTCTGGACGACGCGCAGCTGGAAGACCTGGTTGAGCGTCTGGAAGAGAGCCAGATCGACAACTACGAAACCATCATCACATTGATCGGCGTGGAGTTCGATGAGAACACCGTTTGGGGCCAGTTGACCGTACTCGAACTGAAGATACTGGTTTATCTCGCCCTGCAACGCCACGAGGAAGCGCTGGAACTGGTTGAAGCCTTCCTGCAGTACAACGACAACACCGTGGAGCGGGGGCTCTTCTACCGCGCGGTGCAGGCGGTGTTGGAAATAACCCTGGACGATGAACTCGAGCTGGAAGACTTCACGTTCAACCTCGGCCGTATGTACGGCGAGGATGTCTTACAGGCCGTCATTGGGTCGGTGGACGGAACCGTGCGCTTCCACGGCCTCACACCCACCAACATGCAACTGGAAGGTCTGGACAAGCACCTGCGCCTGATCGACAGCTACAAGAAGCTGCACGCCGCCCGTGCGGCGCGCGCCCACGCCGTCTGA
- a CDS encoding pitrilysin family protein: MDRTKFALIFAAALLVACGKDVGTTQSSTEPSASASAETLPAGVTLVETFDGDGAEIAIPYSKYKLANGLTVVLHEDKSDPLVHVDVTYHVGSNREDPGRSGFAHFFEHMMFQGSVNVADEEHFRLIQEAGGTLNGTTNTDRTNYYETVPANQLETVLWLEADRMGVFLDAVTEEKFEVQRETVKNERGQRVDNRPYGRALETMYAATYPDGHPYSWPVIGWMEDLNRADLNDLKRFFLRWYGPNNAVLTIGGDVDKAKTLEWVAKYFGPIPAGPEVENLPKQPATLDKDRYVTLEDNIHLPALAMMIPTVYGNHADEPALDAAAEILGQGQDSMLYQRLVQTGRAVQASVNHSCKELACEMWFIVIQNPASGESLAEMEQAVRDTLLEFAKRGVKEDDLLKFKAGYESNRVFGLQSVAGKVSTLAAFETFTGSPKGIDDEINAYLAVETDDVTRVFDQYIASKPAVLLSIVPNGKPELAAAEHNYEWKRTIPESYGDDDEALALRPVKDSFDRSVQPTPGVNPQVELPKIADGKLKNGVRLLAVQNDETPTVTVQAVFGVGQRDEPQGKAGLTSLMTSLMTEATTERSAAEFAEELKRLGASISVSAGDYDTTVTLSVLAKHLDKAVPLMMERILKPAFTEEDFARIKQQTIEGLQQARKTPQGLATRAVGAVMRGPEHPLSFPTGGLPGTVASITLDDVKAHYKAHFPVHFGGVTVSTSLPHETIVKSLDGLAQLKVSEPVRPAIALETPEIKGRTVYLVNKDGAAQSSVRVAQHGLPYDALGDYYLAYLGNFPLGGNFNSRINLNLREDKGYTYGARTYLLGEPQEGMYMFSSEVKKEATADALNEVLTELETFDREGMTETEFNYLRSAIGQQEARSYETPSAKLGLLNRILRYDLPLDYRSQQNAILQETDRNKLNKVITGLLTPKDMSIVVVGDAANIRESVEALGMPIVELDEDGYVIEDKEPAQPESASL; this comes from the coding sequence ATGGATCGAACAAAATTCGCCCTCATTTTCGCCGCTGCGCTACTGGTAGCCTGCGGCAAGGACGTGGGCACCACCCAGTCCTCCACGGAACCATCCGCTTCGGCATCCGCCGAGACACTTCCTGCAGGTGTCACCCTGGTTGAAACCTTCGACGGCGATGGCGCCGAGATCGCCATTCCCTACAGCAAGTACAAGCTTGCCAACGGCCTGACCGTCGTCCTGCACGAAGACAAATCCGACCCTCTGGTACATGTAGATGTCACCTACCACGTGGGTTCCAACCGTGAAGATCCGGGTCGCTCCGGCTTCGCCCACTTCTTCGAACACATGATGTTCCAGGGGTCGGTGAACGTGGCCGACGAGGAACACTTCCGCCTCATTCAGGAAGCCGGCGGCACCCTGAACGGTACCACCAATACCGACCGTACCAACTACTACGAAACCGTGCCCGCCAACCAGCTCGAAACCGTGCTGTGGCTCGAGGCCGACCGCATGGGCGTGTTCCTGGATGCGGTGACGGAAGAGAAATTCGAAGTACAGCGGGAAACCGTAAAGAATGAACGCGGCCAGCGCGTGGACAACCGCCCCTACGGGCGCGCCCTTGAAACCATGTACGCGGCCACCTACCCCGATGGACACCCCTACTCGTGGCCGGTTATTGGCTGGATGGAAGATCTCAACCGCGCAGACCTCAACGACCTGAAGCGGTTCTTCCTGCGCTGGTACGGCCCCAACAATGCAGTACTGACCATCGGCGGTGACGTCGACAAGGCGAAAACCCTGGAATGGGTGGCCAAGTATTTCGGTCCAATCCCCGCAGGCCCCGAGGTAGAAAACCTGCCCAAGCAACCGGCCACGCTGGATAAAGATCGCTATGTCACACTGGAAGACAACATTCATCTGCCCGCGCTGGCGATGATGATTCCGACGGTGTATGGCAACCACGCGGATGAGCCCGCGCTGGATGCCGCCGCTGAAATTCTCGGCCAGGGCCAGGACTCCATGCTGTACCAGCGACTGGTGCAGACCGGCCGCGCGGTGCAGGCCTCGGTGAATCATTCCTGTAAAGAACTCGCCTGCGAAATGTGGTTCATCGTCATCCAAAACCCGGCCTCCGGTGAAAGCCTGGCGGAGATGGAACAGGCTGTGCGCGATACACTGCTGGAATTCGCCAAGCGTGGCGTGAAGGAAGATGACCTGCTGAAATTCAAAGCGGGCTACGAATCCAACCGCGTATTTGGCCTGCAGTCTGTTGCCGGCAAGGTATCCACCCTGGCGGCCTTCGAAACCTTCACTGGCAGCCCCAAAGGTATCGACGATGAGATCAATGCGTATCTCGCGGTAGAAACGGACGATGTGACCCGCGTATTCGACCAGTACATCGCATCCAAACCCGCCGTCCTGCTGAGCATTGTTCCCAACGGCAAACCCGAACTCGCTGCCGCGGAACATAACTACGAATGGAAACGCACCATTCCGGAAAGCTATGGCGATGACGACGAAGCACTGGCCCTGCGCCCGGTAAAAGACAGCTTTGATCGCTCGGTTCAGCCCACCCCCGGTGTTAACCCACAGGTAGAGCTGCCCAAGATTGCCGACGGCAAGCTGAAAAATGGCGTGCGGCTACTGGCGGTACAAAATGATGAAACGCCCACTGTCACCGTTCAGGCGGTATTCGGTGTGGGCCAACGGGATGAGCCCCAGGGCAAAGCCGGCCTGACCTCACTGATGACTTCGCTCATGACAGAAGCCACCACCGAGCGCAGTGCCGCGGAGTTCGCCGAGGAGTTGAAGCGACTGGGTGCTTCCATCAGTGTCAGTGCCGGTGATTACGACACCACCGTGACCCTCAGCGTGCTGGCCAAGCACCTGGACAAAGCGGTACCGCTGATGATGGAGCGCATCCTCAAGCCCGCGTTTACCGAGGAAGATTTCGCCCGTATCAAGCAGCAGACCATTGAAGGCCTGCAGCAGGCACGCAAGACCCCGCAAGGCCTGGCAACCCGCGCGGTGGGTGCAGTGATGCGCGGCCCCGAACATCCGCTCAGCTTCCCCACTGGCGGCCTGCCGGGCACCGTGGCCAGCATCACCCTGGACGACGTCAAGGCGCACTACAAGGCGCACTTCCCCGTACACTTTGGTGGCGTAACGGTCAGCACCAGCCTGCCCCATGAAACCATTGTGAAGTCGCTGGACGGTCTGGCTCAGCTCAAGGTATCGGAACCGGTACGACCGGCTATTGCGCTGGAAACGCCGGAAATCAAAGGCCGCACCGTATACCTGGTCAACAAGGATGGTGCCGCACAATCCAGCGTCCGCGTTGCCCAGCACGGCCTGCCCTACGATGCACTGGGTGATTACTACCTGGCCTATCTCGGCAATTTCCCGCTGGGTGGCAATTTCAACAGCCGTATCAACCTGAACCTGCGTGAAGATAAGGGCTACACCTACGGTGCGCGTACCTACTTGCTGGGTGAACCCCAGGAAGGCATGTACATGTTCAGCTCTGAAGTGAAGAAAGAAGCCACCGCAGACGCGTTGAACGAAGTGCTTACCGAACTGGAAACCTTCGACCGCGAAGGCATGACGGAAACCGAGTTCAACTATCTGCGCTCGGCGATCGGCCAGCAGGAAGCACGTAGCTATGAGACACCCAGCGCCAAGCTGGGCCTGCTCAACCGCATCCTGCGCTACGATCTGCCGCTGGATTATCGCAGCCAGCAAAATGCGATTTTGCAGGAAACCGACCGCAACAAACTCAACAAGGTCATTACCGGACTGCTGACGCCGAAGGACATGTCCATCGTCGTGGTCGGTGATGCAGCGAATATCCGTGAAAGCGTCGAGGCGCTGGGTATGCCGATTGTTGAGCTGGACGAAGACGGTTACGTCATCGAAGACAAGGAGCCGGCGCAACCGGAGTCAGCGAGCCTGTAA
- a CDS encoding porin has protein sequence MKKTAISLAMAAALPTFAQAEVFDYYGKANVSFQSEDEGNGTVTDVSSNASRLGVKGELPLESGIKGIYKMEFQVNMDGEGDTFSQRNIYAGLEGGFGQIIGGKFDSPLKVAQKKVDLFNDLEGDIKSMVSKSDNRPSNAMQYTTPSFGGFKVAAAYISNKEAELLDDEGNVIDTRDNGTSISFAYDNNGVYLAYAYDQDVEGNDWSVNRVVAQYNFGNLQVGGLYEEQEKADNSTQDGWVTSVAYKIDSWTAKAQYGQSDIVKTDGETFSLGLDYKLSSATKVFGFYTDETAADDYERSYFGVGTELKF, from the coding sequence ATGAAAAAAACCGCGATTTCCCTGGCTATGGCTGCAGCACTTCCGACCTTCGCCCAAGCCGAAGTCTTCGATTATTACGGCAAGGCCAACGTGTCTTTCCAGTCTGAAGACGAGGGTAACGGTACCGTTACTGACGTATCCAGCAACGCATCCCGCCTGGGTGTGAAAGGTGAGCTGCCTCTGGAGAGCGGTATCAAAGGCATCTACAAAATGGAATTCCAGGTCAACATGGACGGTGAAGGCGACACCTTCAGCCAGCGTAACATCTACGCCGGCCTCGAAGGCGGCTTCGGCCAGATCATCGGCGGCAAATTCGACTCCCCGCTGAAAGTCGCACAGAAGAAAGTGGACCTGTTCAACGACCTGGAAGGCGATATCAAGAGCATGGTGTCCAAGAGCGACAACCGTCCTTCCAATGCCATGCAGTACACCACCCCGTCGTTCGGTGGTTTCAAGGTCGCTGCAGCCTACATCAGCAACAAAGAAGCCGAGCTGCTGGATGACGAAGGCAACGTAATCGACACCCGTGACAACGGCACATCCATCTCCTTCGCCTACGACAACAACGGCGTGTACCTGGCCTACGCCTACGATCAGGACGTTGAAGGTAACGACTGGAGTGTTAACCGCGTAGTTGCACAGTACAACTTCGGCAACCTGCAGGTTGGCGGTCTGTACGAAGAGCAGGAAAAAGCCGACAACAGCACACAAGACGGCTGGGTTACTTCCGTAGCCTACAAAATCGACAGCTGGACCGCCAAGGCACAGTATGGCCAGTCCGACATCGTGAAAACCGACGGCGAAACCTTCAGCCTGGGCCTGGATTACAAACTGTCCAGCGCCACCAAGGTGTTCGGTTTCTACACCGACGAAACCGCGGCTGACGATTACGAGCGCAGCTACTTCGGCGTAGGTACCGAGCTCAAGTTCTGA